The Larimichthys crocea isolate SSNF chromosome XII, L_crocea_2.0, whole genome shotgun sequence region GGAAATCTCTTTCCTCAAACTAAGTGGCTGTTCTGTTTGTACCAAGAGTCATTTTGACATTCCTCTCAATCTTAACACTTCTGAGCTGAATTCACTGACAATTCATTGAACAAAAATGCAAACCTCTTCTCCTCCCAACCCCATTAAGTTCCAGATATCTTGTTTAAATCATTTCCACAGTATGTCgcctttttatataaaacatagtTTGTTTTGAACTACAagaaaacattagaaaacaattacaacaaaaacatgaaaatcccCTAAATCTCCTCTCCAGTGTCTAGAGCAACAAATCCAGAATTGCATTGCATTAAGGAGTCCTCAAGGAAAGTGTTGGAGGAAGTCCGCTGGATAATTCGTTCTCCTTATCCTGTTTCAACGGGGATCATGTTGGAAGATGGGATGGTAGCTTGGATAAGAGGGGCAACCTCTGCAAGAGGTGTGCCGAGGAGAGTTGGAAGGTCGGAGATGGACGCTGTGATCTGGGCTCAGAACCTGAGGTGAGATTTGTGTTTCACCATGTATCTGGCAAACGAGAAACAGAAGGGAAGAAGGGTGAGTTTGTGGTTTCTAAGTAACTGTTGAGTAACACAGAgacatatataaatatgcacAAAGACGGAGACAGACCTGTCGAGGGTTTCCCAAAAACGCAAGAAGACAGGTCGGTCCAGATGGCGCCTGTGACGACTCAGCTCCAGGACGGTCACATCCCACTTCTGCACGTTGGGGTCTGTCTTTGCCTCATCGTACTTCAAATGAAAGGCTCGAACTGGAGGGGaagcatgcacgcacacatacgtTTATATAGATGAATCCAGGTGGACCGGTTGAAGTAAATAAGCCGCCGTTATTGTGGTGGCACCTCGTTTTGTTCTATCAAAGAAGCAGGAacatttctgcttgaaaaatgactcaatCGACTAATCCAATGTCAAAATAGTTGGAAATTCTGTTGATTGTCTAATCGTTTcagctctgatgtgtgtgtgtgtacatgctgaTCTGTTTAATGTTGCATGAGACTGAATGCTGCTGACCTCTTCTATACTGAACTCCAAATCCTTCAAGGTCAATCTAGCTGGTGATATAAACATTTTGGCTGTAATTATTAACTTAATCACTAAAATCAGTAGCAATTAATAGTTTAGTGTATTTTATGAGACTGAagtcaataaaataatactttttatttaattctttcttctttaatgGTGGTACCCAGAGGAGCTTTAATACTAATTAGTTAGTTAATAAGGTActgtttataaaaatatttaaatgtgtctgtaaagACTTCTTATTCACCCAGGTCATGGTGTTCACATGAGAGGCACAGAGGCAACCCAGGACTGAGGAGTATGTGTTCAACCTCTCGCTTCTAATCTAAATATGACTTTAATATTTATGGGAATACAATGGACCAATTATCACTCAAATTCATAAACCATTTAAATATTGCGGCCATTCTGTCAACATTAGAAGCCACGAGCTGATGCCTTGATTCACTTACTTTTGGCGAAAATGTCGACAGGAGATCCATCAGGCAGCAGCCATGGCCAGCCTTTGAACTGCCAGGCAGGaccctgcacaaacacagccacCACTCGATCCCTGCAGGAAGGAACCGTTCACAGATTGGTGTTGTGGAGAGgcattatgtgtttgtttattaacGGTGTGGCtgttttaaaattgcttttaaatcTACAACCCTCTACTGTTCATCATATCATAAGGCAAGAATGAGGAACTAAAGTCCTGTTCTTATAATGGTGGGGTTAACATAATGAAAACagaactgaaaaaataaataagtaagtaagtaagtaagtaagtaagtaagtaagtaagggATCACATATCAACCAGTATTTTATAACAATCAGATTCTAACACAAATTTAGAATTGTGCTTCAATGTTGCTGCTCGTCCAGAGAGAAACAGAATTATACGATGGAAAAGTTCAAGCTTTGTGTGAATTGATTCAACCATACGCTCACCAGTCCTGTGGAGCCAGTTTGAGTGGCTGATCAATTATACGATACGGCACAGTCACACTCAGTGTTGTGCCACCTGGCTGGATCTGGTCTTTGCGTCTCTGGAGCAGAACCTCATTGTCGCGCTGGATgccctgcttcttcttctcttctggcGTCACAAACCTGGTACAGTACAAATGAAGTTCATATATTTTAGTTGTTGCTGCTTTGTCAATGTTACACGTTTTTTTATTATGACCTTGTATGAcctttttacaattttttttttaaacaaaacaaaaacaacaacaacaacaacaacaactcaatATTGGGCTTTATCCTGTTCTCCAGCTAATATAAACAATGTCTTCCCTGGTGGTGCAGCAGTCTATGAAGTATAAAATCAGCGTGACTCTTTCTGGACAGGTTCATTTCTGTTGATTTACATGTTTGAATGAGGACCTCAGCGTTAATGGCAGAAGACACTGAAACAGTaagcaagacaaaaaaagagcaatGGCCATGTGCACTTACTTTAGATCTTGCAGAAGATCCTTAGCATTGAGCATTGTGATGAGTGAGGTGGTGGCAGCAGGGATGATGACGATGGGTGTCCTGGACCCTGTCGAGAAAGCCAAAAGAAAATCACTTAAAAAGGGCCGGCAGTTACAGCATGGTAAGCCACAACAGATATTACATGACATGAAGTACACTTCATTTTCCATGAATGCTTAAACACATATGAGAGAACGTAATGTACCTTTCTTCTGGTTTGGTGGAGGTCTGGCTTGTGAAActagaaagggggaaaaaaagacaagaagtaTGTGAAATTGTGTTTCACAGCTCATCTACTGTTAATTAACTACAGATTAATTGtgtcatgatttgtttttccacaagTTATTTTCAGGGTGAAGGGCTCCACTAACCACTCAATTACAATAACTAGTACGAATATTAAATGCTTTAGCTGGAGGTGTCTGAATTATTTATCAGAGGTGATTTACTGCAGATGGCActtaaaaagttgaaattaaaaacaaagacataaaagagATGCGGGCTGCAAGGGATGAACGCCTGCTTTCTtttcagagagagggagagggataGAATATGTTCAGACAGGGTGAGGCGCTTCTTCGCCTCACTATTTTGTagactctgataatctacctgttgTGCTGtggcttctaaatctgagttcagtccatgaatccacccagatttatttttaattttttttacaaaagttgGATCCAGCTCAACTTCTCCGGCACGTTTTTTTTGGACGGCCCACACCCCTGCAGCTAAAACACACTACCACCACTCGAATGAATGGAAAAACGTGCATTTGGCCCGTGGTGCTGCATCCTATCTGCATGTACCCAAAGAGAGCAACAGAGAAATATACATGCACACTAACCTGGACGAGGGACAGGCTGTAGTGCTGGAGTCTGGGCCTTCCGGGCAGATGCGCCTTCCTGGaaaacacaacaccaaccaAGGGCCGCCGTTATCACAAACATACAATGTCTTTGTGTTGCCGTGCTCTGCTCACACACTCTTTAAGACACAAGTTATTAAAAGTGATAAAACAGTTGGCGTTTCTGAAGAAAGACTGAAGTTccatattaaatatgaatttaaccaaataactgaaaataaaactgaacattaatgAAGTTATTGGGTGAATGTATGAATGAGCAGATACAATTTGAAAATGGTATGaatagttttaatttgaacGTGCTGGTCTGtggtttggtgctgagcagctAGCATGCAGTGGTGGTTTATACAAGCTATATACATAATCTATCTTTCATCGACAACCACATGTGTTCGTCTGCCTAGAACAGAATCTGCAAAGAGCACAACTTTGTTCTTACCGTCACTGACTTCAGGGTCATGCCGTGGTAGGTGCCCATGGTGTCGATCTTGAAACCCTCAGTttctaagaaaacaaacaataaattcCAGATTACAGGCAGAACAAAACAGGTTATTCTCAACAGTATCAATGTAATAAAAGACCCATATATTATACATGAAGTTTGCACCTTTCAATTCTTACACTCTTACTCTGTGCACCTTGCATTAATGTTTATTGACACCAGGTGTAAAGAGGCGTAATACTTGGGCCAAACTGCCAACCAGCAGCACAATATCTCGCCTATTTTGTTCCACTTGGTGTGGGCGATTCTCTGCAGAGATCATATCTACATCATACTAGTAAAATTACACCTTTCTCTACAGTTTCTATATCTGCTGAATTTttgaaaacttttcttttaaaagccCTCTGGCATTTCTGTAGACTGAATCCAGCCATTTACTAGGGCAAGacttttttgtattgtatttatcaAAAGGCATGATAGGGATAGCAGCCACGAAGCAACGTTCAGACACCCTCCTTTTAAAACGTTCCAAAGTATTAGCTACAGAAGCGCGAGTAAAACTCACCCTCTTTTCCTTTGAATCGCTCCTGATCATATCTGTTGTAGGCAGCTTGGACAGGCTGCTTGTTCCTTAGGGACGGGTCCTGGAAACAAGAtgaacaaataattaattactGTACATGCCTGTAAGTACACCGTACAGTAAGCCTTAGACGTAATCTAAAGATTTGGAGAAGCTTCAATACATTTAACTgatcacagaacacacagaaaactaaagagaggaAATAAGCATTCAGCTCGTGGTTGAACAGAAGTCtgggtgacttttttttaccatgtCATAACCATTTATACCTTTTCAAACAGAGTGTTCAATTCAATTCTTAACAAGAGTCCACCAGACTGATGCATTTAACATCAAAATGTACAAATTTTCTTTTGGATCCTCCCTAGAGGGTCTGAGGTCCACACCCACCACAGTCTGAAACATTGTatcattgtctgatttatttgctAATGTCATTATTGCCATTGGAGGTTAAAACTCCggtttcaaatgaaacaattacTAAATCTTTGTTACAGCTGTCAGCAGATCTCGACCGCCTTCACAAGCACACCAAGAAAGTGATTGTGGCTGTCTGGAAAGAGAGgttggtcttgtcttggtcttgatatATACAGAATGACGTCTCACCGCTTGAGTTGTGTTCTGTGCAGGTCTCTGCTCCGGGGCTCGCCCTTCTTCTCTGGCTTTCACTGACTGAAGGATGGCAAAGATGTTCTTGGAGAAGTTCTGCAGAGGAGCAACACAGACATGATGAGTACTAATCATCTGATGGTGCCTTCTTAAAGGCTTAATGTATTGTAAAAcgataaaacatatatttattatttggaCTGTTTCAAACCTCTTCAAACAAATGTCCTGAATAGtaaatactaatactactaatgCGCTTTTTGAGTGTGTTCAGTGAACGCTGACATCTACAGGCACAGTTTTAGCCTGATATGAGAAAGGATATGCATGTAATGCTAGTCTCAAGTATCACATTAACCAAACTAACATCGCAAGTCAAAGTCCATCAGCGACCCAGCAGCAACTCAAATCTTAAGAATTTAACACACACTGGATGAAAAACATGCTATTACTGCCACCAAGTGGTTGAGTCGTGCGCGTTACATTTTTGGGGTATCTTGGGGTAAGGACAGTTTTCTGCCTATGTGTAAAATTTGTATAATATTGATCAGGATGTCACCAAACTAGGACTGAAGGTCTACAGACACTTATTACATCAGTTATTTGATCAAAAGTTGTGCTATCGTTGACATGTACACAGTTAACATGAACAACAGGCATATCTTCAGTTGAAGTTAAAAAGATATGTATACATTTGTCATATTAAAGTATGGAGATCAATCACCCAAAATCATAATCCACAAAGTCATTTATATGCACCAATATAACTATATTAAAGTAAAGTTGATTGCTTTCTGTTACTTCTGGATTAgagttgtccctcactataacgcggttcagCTTTCGCGGCCTCGCAGATTTTCTTaataattttgcatgctttttttgcAGCGTACTGTAaagtatgaacgcacattgtgttctgcgtcctgattggctaagggagtcGTGTATAAAGGTGTATagaagtgtgtggttaggggttttaaggcctttaaacatgtataataattgaaaaaataaagctgattactttgcggatttcgtctattgcgggttatttttagaaggTAACCCCCGTGATAgacgagggaccactgtaccaCGATactaaatattcaaatacagacaagagaaaagaaacatcaaGATGACTTTGTGCATTCCATAAGACAACAGAAAAATTAGGCAActtcagaaaagaaaatgggGAACCAAGAAAATGTGTCcagtgtatttttaaagaataatatCACTGAAAAAAATAGAGGCTGTTCCCCTTTTCTGCACATGTGCATGGTagaaatttgttttctttattgcatAGCTCCATCACAATGTGTgcagaatttagtggcatccaacAGTTTAGTTAGGTATTGCACCCACCTAGTTTGTTGACGCTCTCCTCCTAGAAGATTTTTTACAACTTTCTTACAACTACAGCTAGAGATGCTCAATAACTCATGAAACACGACACACACAACTTACATTTAAAATTTACATGAAGCAGCCTAAGTGGCTTAAAGTGGACTCTGACCTTTCCGGTGCTCTGGAGAATGGTTGTCCTGGTCCTCCAGACCCTCTCTCTGCTGACAATATCTCTGGTGACATCCACCTCTGCATCCACAAAGCTTCTCTGCTTCAGGGTTATGTCATCATCCAGATCTGTTTTGATGGTGGACCGTTTCTTGGCCATAATCTTGGCTTTGATGGCTGCGATTTTCTCCACTGACATGGCCTCAGACAATGATCTGGAGAAGCAGGAGAAAGGCTTTGATCACATGAACAGCTCACAGCTTTGATGAACTGGTCTGTGGGTGTCATTGTGTAGTAAAACACGATCTCCAGGGCACTCAGGTTATTAATTATCAGTTGtatgctgaataaaaaaaacaaaaaacaacttatCTCATTGGTGAAATAATTTATACTGGACATGTTATTGCTTTATACAGAAACCACATAATGCACAAAGAGGCAAACCCAGGTCAATATACCTGATCTGGTCAGTCTGCACGATGCCCTCTTTGTGGCCCTCCAGACGGGCAGCCAGACGCTCCTTATCCAGACGCACTCGTTCCTCATCCTTAAGATGAGAGGAATGTACACGATTAGTAAACTACAGAATAAAACAAGATGCAATATCTGATGCCTCTTATTTAACAAATCTGTAGCCTACACTCATTGTTAATTAGTTAGTGGTATGTACTGCACCATTATTTGGACTTTTGTGACTTGTGGACAATCAATTTTTGActtgttattttctctttgatCAAATGattgaacaaaataaatgtttcactgaTCAAAAATTGTAGAGGCCATgtgattttcaaataaaaccaGATTGAGGAGGAGCAAGGTCTGAGTGTTTaagctgtgttttattcataataaattaaaccagccatttaaataaaacttttccaATGCTGTCAATATTTTGCTCTAAATTTCATCCGAATGTGGCTGATGAGCTCCCTGCACACATTCCGATTGTTTCAGTATAGCAGAACTGCCCCTGCTTGTGTAGTAGAGATAAGAGAATAAATGCTATACAGGTTCCTCTAACAGCTGCTTAGTATGACCACCATACTAAGCAGCTGTTAGCAGAAGATGTGCTGTGTCAGTTTACCTCAATCCTTGGTTTTTTGGCTTCAGAAGATACCTCATCGGCTGCTCGTttgactaaaaacaaaacactggtaTTATTTCACGCCACACAGTCTACTTGGTTTTGTACCAACTTGACTGACTGTGATACCCTTTTAATAGAAAATATGGAGTAAAAGGCAGAAAGACACAATTCATTAAGTTGTGAAAGCAGTTTTCAATAACAACCATCAATCTAtgttcacaaaaaaagaaaatactacTACCGGTGGAAGCAGCTCTTCAAACTTCACAGTAAATATGGTGTGAACTTACCTTGTGTTGGCCTTTGTAAACCTATTTCTATAGGTGCACTTCTGTCAATACTTGTTGATGTAgctgtaaaaagacaaaattagaAACTGCATTAACAAGTTGCCAATTAGACCAACTACACCTAGGCTTCTAAAGAAATCTATGTGAATGACCATCCACCTCATTGGGTGTATTGCTAAAGGCTCAATAAAGTACAGCGTTGAATTTGGTGCAATTTGGCCAaataactttgaacttttagtctataagttttgtttttgagagtTCTGGTTCAAACTAGAactctcaaaaacaaaacttacaTGTTTGTGGGTCCAAACATATAAGCCATGAAAACAACACATCAAGATGGAtcaatcacattttttattttgtcattttttttgcactggTACTACAATCAGTCATCACCTGATTTAGTACAAAACATCTCTGGATGTggaccaaaaaataaaaaggtaattctttgtatttttgatattccatacagttttgttttagCTGGCCAAAGTTTCCTCAAATGCTTGTCATATCTCCTGAACACTTTGTGCTACGGCAATTTGATGGATGCATAGATATAATGTAAAATTTGGTGCCACTTAGCCATTAGGTGAATCTGTAACAGCGTCATTTAAttataaaaaggaagaaatctctgtctatctgtctgagtattgtttcttttccccccttaaaaaaactttattaatatatttgaCAGAGACAATACATAGGCATAAGGCACTGTTACATTCAGTTCGAATGCAACCAAGGAGGAGAGTATACAGGACTGTAACTAATATACAGCCCTTACTTTGCAGTATGTATGTCCTTCATGTAGCTCAAGAACCATTCATCCAATTCACACTTGGCAGGTATATTGCTGAGGACCCGAGGGAGTGTGAAGTCAATCGGATGAGCGTTTCCCGAGAACGCCGCATGCAGCGTTTCTGGGGACTGAGCAATCAGCCTGCTACAAACAGCCCCCACCCCCCTCACCGATCAACTGAATATGTCATTAATGTGAAGCGTTTTAGTCAATCAAGATCTATAAAGAAATCCAGACGTGGTATAGATACATTGAATAACGACACACAAAGAAATTGTGAACAAGTAGAAACCCCCTCCCCAAGTGCTACTTACAACTGTCTCCATTGAGATACGACAGCAAGCCTTTTCGATCAGGTCGTCTGACCACAGGGATGTTCTCTGTCTATAAACAACATAGCGTGTCACCCAAAAACACTTATAGGACccatatgaacaaaaaaactaatatatatatatatatatatatatatgagacaTAAAAGATGCAGAAACAGACGTGTCTTCAACATAAGTAATTATTTACTGGCACTGGCAGAATAAAGGCAGTTTTATTAATGATTGCAGAGCACTTACTGCAGCTCTTCGCACGTACGATGGATGCGGGAGATGCACATTGTTGAGCAAAAACAAGATAGAGTCCAAAGTATAGTACTCCTTGGGCTGGCCTTCTTTACCAGTACtgaaagtagaaaaacaaacaaaaacatcacatcactgAACGCTCATAGCACTTTAATGACTGCTGCAggtgacacatttaaatgaatccacACTGCAAAAGTCTACACCATATGCGATGAAAGTAATGTGTACATGAAGTTAAGTTGATGAAGTTAGGACAACACTGGTTGTGAAATTACATAAACACTATCAACAGTTATCAGAGTAGCTAACCTGCTGAGGCTGCGTTTGATTTCTTGCACAGTTTAATCAcgacagcagaaaaaaaaaagtctctctgGCTCCATGGGAACACAACTTAACGCGAGCTAACGTCGCTACTTAGTTAGCATCACATTACTACTGCAAGTTTAGCGGCATCTCTCATAAATACACTTTAAGTTACACAACAGAGGATTTGACGCCCGTGAATGCAAGCAAAGAGGCTCTGTCGACTGGAGGAAAAACTCTCCACGCATCACGACAAAGTGTTTAAAAAGTGCTGAAAGTTTAAAGTACGACaacggagagagaggagttgggttagcatgttagcatgcaggAGCTAAGCGACGTTACTAACAGCACACGGCGGGCCCACGCAAGCGATTCACGGACACTTTAACACTGACATACCCCCAGATTATGTAGTTGGTCTTGACATTTTTTGGCCAGGAGAACTCTCCGAATATAACTTCATCTCCTTTGGCGACGATTTCCTTTTTCTGGATGTTATACTGACGGAGAACGCTCAACACATCCGCCATCTTCACTTGTCTTGATGTAGTGTGTTAGCGAGGCCCCCCCAGTTATCAACACGATGCGCCCTCGCAGGATGCCTGATCTGAATGCAacgttttaaaaacacatttcccagCTTTTATTGCAGGATTGCCGAAGCTGGCAGCTGAATTGATCGTTGCCTTTAAACGTAGTTGTCAAACTTGACTAGGTTGTCGGTCGCGTCTAGCAGACATGGACCTGATAGAGTCCCAAGTGCCTTGTGTAAGGACACTTCAACAGGACGGACACCGAGAGGTCATAGACCCACAATAAAGTTCCAGACAGTTATTTGTAACATAGAAAACCAACACTACATCACGAGCAGCAAAGTGTTTATTAGGTTCTTCATTGCCACTACAGTCATGTTAAGCGAAATGGATACAACACACAATATGATGGGAAAGAAGTTAATCATGGTGGCAAAA contains the following coding sequences:
- the cdc73 gene encoding parafibromin — encoded protein: MADVLSVLRQYNIQKKEIVAKGDEVIFGEFSWPKNVKTNYIIWGTGKEGQPKEYYTLDSILFLLNNVHLPHPSYVRRAATENIPVVRRPDRKGLLSYLNGDSSTSTSIDRSAPIEIGLQRPTQVKRAADEVSSEAKKPRIEDEERVRLDKERLAARLEGHKEGIVQTDQIRSLSEAMSVEKIAAIKAKIMAKKRSTIKTDLDDDITLKQRSFVDAEVDVTRDIVSRERVWRTRTTILQSTGKNFSKNIFAILQSVKAREEGRAPEQRPAQNTTQADPSLRNKQPVQAAYNRYDQERFKGKEETEGFKIDTMGTYHGMTLKSVTEGASARKAQTPALQPVPRPVSQARPPPNQKKGSRTPIVIIPAATTSLITMLNAKDLLQDLKFVTPEEKKKQGIQRDNEVLLQRRKDQIQPGGTTLSVTVPYRIIDQPLKLAPQDWDRVVAVFVQGPAWQFKGWPWLLPDGSPVDIFAKIRAFHLKYDEAKTDPNVQKWDVTVLELSRHRRHLDRPVFLRFWETLDRYMVKHKSHLRF